AACACCTGCGTGTTCAACGGTTTCCGCAGGGGCTTTAACGAACCCGGCCGCGGCATCCTGGTGGACGCCTTCTCCGCAGGGCTCTACTACAACAACCTGCTGGTGGACAACTACTATGGCCTGGACATCACCGCTTCCGCCGACTACGCGCACACCAAGTACGGGAACAACTTCTTTTACACGACGATCGACTCCTGCCGCAAGTACTTTTACCCCGCGGGCTCCCAGGGTGTCGTTCAGACCAGCGACATCGTGTCCACCGGTACCGGCGTGAACGATCCCATGTTTGTCAACTATTCCCTGATCAACGACACGACGAGGGTTATGCCTTCTTCCTTCGACTTCCACCTGAAGGCAGGCTCTCCCTGCATCGGGAAGGGGAACACCACCTATAACGCCGACATCGGTGCGTATACGTCCGACGGGCAAGGGAATAAACACTAGTAAGCAGGCAAATGCTTTATCTTAGGGGGAGGACAAATTGTCCTCCCTTTTTTTTATGCCTGCGCAGCGTCCGGCGTAGCAGTCCGTTAGACATTAAATATGTTGCCGTGTATAGAATCGGAATGCTTCTGTTATGGGCCGGGTCATGCCTGCCGGTCCACGCCCAGTCTTATAAAGATCCCTCCCTGCCGGTCGGTCAGCGGGTGAAAGACCTCTTGTCCCGGATGACGGTGGAGGAAAAGGTGGCCCAGTTGCGCAGCACCTGGTCCGCCCATCCCCGGATCAACGAGGCCCTTTTGAACAATCCGAGGGTCATGGACTCCCTGTTTGGCCAGGGGATCGGGATGATCAACCCCGATTTTGACAATACCCCCGAACAAACCGTTCGTTTCCGCAACGCGATCAACACCTACCTGAGGACCAAGACCCGGCTGGGTATCCCCGCCATCTTCCTGGACGAAGCCCACCATGGGTTGCTGGCCTTAAGGACAGATGTTTTCCCCACCAGTATCGGCCTGGGCTGTTCCTGGGACACCTTGCTGGTCCAACGCGTCTATGACTATGTCGGGCGGCAGGTGGCCGGCCGGGGCGCCAATATGGTCCTGGCGCCCGTGGTGGACGTGACCCGGGATCCCCGCTGGGGAAGAGTAGGGGAGACCTTTGGGGAAGACCCCTACCTCTGCGGCCTCATGGGGAGCGCGGTGGTCCGGGGTTTCCAGGGCAGCAGCGACGGATCCATCGCGCCCGGTCATGTCGCCACCACCCTAAAACATTTCACCGGGCACGGGCAACCGGAAGGCGGTGTCAACCAGGGCCCGGCCGATTATCCGGTCCGGGTGCTGAGGACCTTCCACATGGAGCCTTTCCGGTTGGCGATCGGCAGGGCGCACCCCGCAGGCATCATGGCCGCATACGTGGAGGTCGACGGTGTGCCCTGTCATGCCAATTCCTGGCTGCTCAAAGACGTGCTCCGGAAAGAATGGGGTTTTGGGGGCGTGGTGGTCTCGGATTGGTGGGGGATCGATCAGTTGTACCAAAAACACCTCGTCGCCCCGGACAGACCGGAGGCGGCGCGCATGGCCTTCGAAGGCGGCGTGACCGTTGATTTGCCGATGGGGACCAATTACGCCCGTCTGGCGGGTGTTGCCCCACAGGATCTTGACGAAGCGGTGGGATATGTATTGGCATTGAAATTCAAGCTGGGTTTGTTCGACCATTCCATCACCCTCTCTATGGACGACGTGAACGCAGCCATCGGCCGCCCCGAGGGCAGCGCCCTGGCGCTCAAGGCCGCGGAAGAGTCCATGGTGCTCCTGAAAAACGACAACGGCCTTCTGCCCCTGGCATCGGGCCGGTACAAAAAGATCGCCGTCATCGGCCCCTGTGCCGCGACCAACTATACCGGGGATTATTCCGGGGCACCCGCGCACAACGTCTCCTTACTGGACGGTATCCGGCACCGTTATGGCCAGGTTTCTTATGCCAAAGGCGTCGACCTGAGCCTAAACGGCGACACCCTTAGCCTGAACAACTTCCAGTACATCGATACCCTGGTGCTCCCCAGCCACGAGCATAATTACGCCATGATCGATTCCGCGGTAGCCGTAGCCCGGGAGGCCGACCTCGTGATCTGCGCGGTTGGCGAAAACGAACAGTTCACCAGGGAAGCCGAGGAGCCCCACCACTACGGGGACGCCTCCACCCTCGGCCTGCCGTCCGACCAGGATTCTTTGGTCAGAGCCCTGGAGGCCACCGGGAAACCTGTTGTCCTGTACCTGGCCCACGGCAGACCGCGGTCCATCGGTGCCATCGCTGCCGGGGCCGGTGCGGTGCTGGACGGCTGGTTCACCGGGGAAGAGGCCGGGGACGCTGCCGCCGCCATTCTTTTCGGGGACGTCAACCCCAGCGGGAAGCTGACCATCAGCATCCCCCGGAGTGTCGGCCAGCTTCCCGTTTACTACAACCACAAACCCAGCGCCCAATTCATGCCTTATGTGACGGAGTCCAACAAACCGCTTTATCCCTTCGGGTATGGGTTGAGTTATACGACGTTTCGCTATTCGGCGCCCCGCCTTTCTTCGGCGGCCATGTCGCGGAACGGCTCCGTCCAGGTCAGTGTAGACGTCACCAATGCGGGTGCCGTGCCGGGGGACGAGGTGGTCCAGCTCTATATTCACCAAAAGGTGAGCAGCGTGACCCGCCCGGTCCGGGAACTCAAGGATTTTTCCCGGATCCACCTGGAGCCCGGGCAAACGCAAACCGTCACCTTCACGGTCGACGCCACCAAGCTCGCCTACTGGAACAAGGACATGCATTATGCTGTCGATGCGGGGGCCTTTCAGATTATGGTCGGCGCGTCTTCCGTTGACTGGAAGGAGGTGGACTTACGGGTGGATTAGTCGTTGTCTTTAGCTACCAGCACAAAGGCGCTCCGCTTCGGCGCCGGCATGGACCCTTGCTCCCCCTTCACGGACTTCCAGATCACTTCGTTGAGGAGTCCGTCCGGTACCGCGTCGGCCCGCGTCAGGTCAAACCCCTCGGACAGCATCGCAGACGCCGTGCGCGCGGCATTCCGCGCGTTGATGTCCGTGAGCGCCGGCCGGAAGGTATAGGCTGTCGTATCAGGGGTAGCCGTAAAGCAACCATACATGGGCGTCGCCGCCGCGTCGTACTGGCTCATGGGCGGGAGGCCGACGATAAGCTCCATCGTCCGGAGCATCGCCGCGGTGGAGTACAACGTGTGGTTGACCGTATGCCTGCGGATATAAGGACTGATCACATACGCCACAGACCGGTGGGCATCCACATGGTCCGGTCCGTCCTGTGCGTCGTCTTCGAGGACAAAGATGGCTGCGTGCGCCCAAATAGGACTATGCGATATATGGTCCACCAGTTGCCCCAGGGCGAGGTCGTTGTCCGCCACGTGGGCCATCGGTGTATAAGCCCCCTTATACATCCCGCTCGTATGGTCGTTGGGCAGGTAGATCGTGTTGAAGTGGGGAACAGTGCCCGCCTGTACCAGGCTGTCAAAGTCGTGTTCAAAGATTTTTTCCCGGTAGATGTCTTGTATGTCCAGGTTCCAGCCCGGGTAGGCCTTACAATAGTGCGCCGGTTCTTTGAGCACCGGCAGGGTGGGGGGACCGTTGTCCTCAAACTCTCCATAGTTGCGGAAGGAAACCCCCGCCCGGGCGCAGTAGTCCCAGATAAATCCGTTGGTAGGGTTTGCCGCGGGCCGGCTCCCGTCGAAGTCGTAATGACCGCCCCGGCCGCTGTAGTTCGTCGGCCAGTTCTTCTCCACAAAGTCCGTGGCATATCCCGCCATCGACCAGTTGTGCCCGTCCGCGCTGACCTCCGCGTTCACATAAAAGTTGTCCAGCAGGACAAAGTCCTCCGAGAGTGCGTGGGCATTGGGGGTGACGGTTCTGCCGAACAAGCAAAGACTGGTATCCCCGTTGCCCTGGGGGAGGTCGCCGAGGACCTGGTCGTAGGTGCGGTTTTCCTTGAGGATATAAAAGACGTATTTGATCGGCGTCGTGTCTTTTGCGCTCCGCGGAACCGGGTTACCGGCTTCCCCATCGGCTTGGGCTTCTATGGCCTTATTGTAAGGCGTGTTGGCATACACCTGTTGTGTATATGCTGTCATCTGATCCGGCGTGGGCCAGGGGATAAAGGACACCGCGCCCGTAAACATGCTCCCGATGTATTGCGTCTCGTGGTGAGACGTTTTATATGATTGCACATGCCCATACGGCCCGTGCGCATCCGGATCGGCCATGGAGGTCAGCCCTTTGCCGTCGGTCACCAGCAGCCCGCCCTTCCACGTCCGTACGCAGGTCGGATACCAGCCCACCGGTATAAAACCCAGAGAACGGCTGTGTCCAGGTTCCGACACGTCAAAGACCGCCAGGTAGTTGTTGTCCGCGTTGGCGACATATAAGGTTTTGCCCTCGATGGCCACGCTGTTGGTCGTGGACCCGGTTGGCGCGTCGGGGGCTATGGCTGTGTTCAGCGTCTCGACCGCTTTCCGCGCTTTTGTATCGATGACGCTCACCGAATTCGCGTTGGCGTTGGCCACGTAGAGCCAGGCGCCGTCCTTGCTAAGCGCCATGTCGTTGGGGTGGTCTTCCGTTTCCACCGAGTCTGTGAGGATGCCTGCCTTCGTGTCGTAGATCCAGACCTTTTTCCCACCCCAGGCGCTGATGTAGAGTTCGTTTTTGTGCGGGTTGAGCAGACAGGTATACGCTTCGGCGCTTAACGCGATCCGCTTTAGTGTTTGCAGTTTTTCCGCGTCACATACATACAATGCATCGTCCTCTTTGGTGACGACATAAAGCATTTGCCCATCCACCGCCAGCCCGGTCGGGCTGATCATCGTCCTACGCGGGCCCAGCGTCAGGGTATCTTGTTTTTTTAGGTCCTGGGTATAGCGGATGACAATGTTGTCGTTGCCTCCGGAGGCGAAGAGGTACTTCTTCGAGTAGGCTAATCCCAGCCAGGCTTTGCCGATCGTTACCGTATTGATGACCTTCCGGCTTTTGAGATCCAGCAGGTCGATGCACTGCCGCCCGTTCCCGTTGTCGGTCACCGCGGCGTGCACCCCGTCCGGGGCCACAGCCAGGTTCAGCGGCAGGTCGCTGCTCAGGGGCGTAGCCGTCCCCGCGGGACTCAGGTACCAGCCGGTGGGGAGCAGGGTGCGGGGGCCGGCGGGGCCGGGGGTTTGGGCGGTGGCCGTAGCGGCGGCGGTTGTGGCAAGGAGGAGGAAGAGCCTGATTTTCATGCCAGAAAGGTAACGAAGTCACGAGAATGGCCATCTAAAGTTATCATTAACTCGACGTGAATTACCCTAATTCTATATCAAAAATCGCAGGAAATTGCCCTGGTTTTGTGTCATAAAACGGAGGAAATTGCCCTGGTTTTGTGTTTAAAGTATTGATTACCATCAATAAATCATTTTTAATAAATCTCCCCCCGTCCCCCCCATACCTCCCTGGGCGCCCCCTGCCCCGTGACACGCCCGTCCGCCATGGACACAACGGTGTCGGCCAGCCGCGCCGCTTCCTGCCGGTCGTGGGTAACAAGAAGGGTGGTCAGCCCCTCGGTCCGGTGTATGTCAAGCAAAAAGCCCTGCAACCGCGCCCTTAGAACGTCGTCCTGGGCCGACAACGGTTCGTCGAGCAGGAGCAACCGGGGCCGTCGTGCCAGGGCGCGGGCCAGGGCGGCGCGTTGCTGCTGGCCACCGGAGAGCCGGGCGGGCTTCCGGTCCGCTAACGGCGCCAGATTAAGAGCGTCGATCAGGTAATCGATTCGTTTGGCATCCGATCCATTTGCCAGCGCCAGGTTCTCCCGGACACTCAGGTGCGGGAAAAGGGCGTAGTCCTGGAACACCATACCAATCCCCCGTTGCTGGGGCGGGCGGTGGATCTTTAAGAGAGGATCGTCCCAGACTTCGCCGTCGACTTCGAGGTAAAAGCCGGAGCGTGCCAGCCCGGCGACCATCCGGAGCAGCGTTGTCTTGCCGGACCCGGATGGCCCATAAAGAACCACCAGACTCCGGGAAGCCACCTCCAGGGACAGATCCAGGATCGGTGTATGTGCTTTTATCCGGATCATGCAGTCAGGTCGTCTTTATCAAAAGGTGGGCGTATGAGGTAGACCCCCAGAAGCACAAGAAAAGAAAACCCCAGCAGAATGCCCGCATACACATTGGCCTCGTGATAATTCAGAGACTGCACCTCATCATACAGGGCAAGGGATACGACCTTGGTCACCCCCGGTATATTGCCCCCGACCATCAGGACCACGCCAAACTCGCCGATGGTATGCGCAAAGCTCAACACCACACCGGTCAGCACCGAGGCCCGGATGCAAGGGAGAAGCACCCGGATAAGAGTGGCAAAAGGTGAAAGCCCCAGCGTATAGGCCGCTTCCCTGATCGAAGGCGAAAGGTTCCGCAGCCCCGACCGGATGGGATGCACCATAAAAGGAAGGCTATAGACCAGCGAAGCCAGTACGATACCGGGAAAAGTAAACGCCAGCCGTATGTCAAACCACCGCTCCAACGCCCGCCCGAAAGCATGCTCGGGACTAAAGGCCAGGAGCAGGTAAAACCCCAGCACCGTGGGGGGCAGGACCAGGGGCAGGCTGACCACCGCGTCGATCACCGCCCTCCCCCGGAAACGGCTCGTAGCGAGCCACCATGCCAGGGGGATCCCCACGACCAGCAGGATAACGGTCGTGATCAGGGCCAGTTCCAGGGTGAGCCATAAGGGTTGGAAATCGATCATGGGGTTTATTGAAATCCAAAACGTTTCAAGACGGTCTTGGCGGCCGGCGTTTCCATAAAGGCCGCAAAATCTCGGGCTGTGGCGTTGTCTTTGCCATGGTCCAGGAGGGCGTACCCCTGTTCGAGAAGCCCATGGCTCTCGGCCGGCACCTCCCAGTAATGCCCGTCCTTCATCGTGGGGGACAGCGCCAGCGACAACGCGATCAGCCCCACGTCCGCGGACCCCGTGGCGGCAAACTGCGCGGTCTGGGAGATGTTTTCCCCCATCACCAGTTTGTCCTGCACCTGGTCATACACTTTGTAATATTGGAGGCTTTCCACGGCGCGTTTGCCATAGGGCGCATGGGCCGGGTTGGCTATGGCGATCTTTTTCACCGAGGGGTCCGTGAGCAGCGCCATCTTTTTGACGGAAGGATCCAGCCGGAGGCTCCACAGTACGAGGTGCCCGAGCGCGTAGCGCCTTACGTCCCCGGAGACCTTGCCGTCGTCCTTGAGGTGACGGACGTAGTCCATATCGGCGGAAAAAAACAGGTCGAAGGGCCCACCGTTGCGGATCTGTTCATAGAAATTTCCGGAGGAACCATAGCTGACCTGGATCTGCGCGCCCGGATGGGCGCGTTCATACGTGGCCACCAGGGTGTCCATGGCGTAGCGGAGGTCGGCGGCGGCGGCCACCAGGACGGGCTGCTGCGCGGCGGGATGGCCCGGCTGCGCGACACCGGCCGTTAGTACGTGAACGAGTAAGGCGAGGATCATACCCGCCGAAGATACGAAATCGCGGGCTGAGCCCCGCGTGGGCCCGTTACTGCCCCAGGTCCTGCCCGCCGTTATCCTGATTCTGCTCCTTGTCCTTCTTAAACTCCAGCTTCCCGAACTTATACGTAAAGTTCAACCCAAACGAGCGGTAGGGCACCTGCCGGAGGCTGTTGAGCGTAAAGTTCGAGCCGCTGACCACCGTCGCCTGGTTGACATATTTTTCAAAGGGGTTGGTGGTGGTGATGGCGATGCTGGCCTTTTTGTTCCAGAATTGTTTCCGGGCGGCGAAGTTGTAGCTGATAAAGGACGGATACCGGCCCTGGATTTCGTTGCGGGCGGAGTTGAAGTTGCCAAAGAACTCCATGACCAGCGTAGGCGCTACCTGGTAAGTGGCGTTGATGTTGATGCGGTAGTTAAAGCTCCGGATCGCTTCTCCTCCGAGGGTTCCCGTGGTGATGTAGCGATAGAAGGAGGAGATGTTGCTCCGCAGGTTGAGTTTTTTTGTGATGGGTGCGGATCCGAAGATGTTCACGCCATAGTTGTTTTCGGAACCGACATTCTCAGGAGTGCTGACGGATACATCGGTATACGTGGAGTCCCCCAGGACGAAGCTGGGGTAGTAGACGATAAACGGCTGGATGTCGTGGTCGCTCCGCCGGTAGAACAGGGCGACATTCAGTTCTCCACCGGAGGTAAAAGACTTGCTGTACGTGAGGTCGAAGTTGTTGCCAATCTCCGGTTGGAGGAAAGGGTTCCCCCGGGTAAGGTTCTTGGGGTCGCTGGCGTTGACATAAGGGTTGAGGGAGCGGTACCCCGGGCGTTCGATCCGTTTGCTGTATCCCAGTTTGAGCGTCTGTTCGCCGGCAAAAGTATGGCTGATGATGATCGAAGGCGCCCAGGTATTATACCCGGGGATGTTCGTCCCCGGCGCCTGGGAAAAGGTGGCATCCGTTTCGGTGCGCTCATACCTCAGCCCGGACTTGACGTCCAGCCAGTGGAAAAGGGGAAAGTTCATGGACACATACCCGGCGTATACGCGCCGGTCGTACGTCAGGGAATTGGACTGGGATGTATCGTAGGGATAGAGGTGAGAGGTCGGGTCGAAGGTATACACCGGGGAATTGCTCGTGATCCGGCGAAGCTGTATCCGGCCGCCGGTTTCCAGCTTTATCTTATCGGTTAACGGTTGCGTATAGTCGACGCGGAGGTTGGCCTCATGGTCCTGACCGGTGCTGACCCCCTGGGACCCCGCAAAGGTCGAGTCACCCGAAGGAAGGCTTTGAGACTGTGTATAGGATGACTTGTTGTTCCCCTCGCTTCCGTCCGCGGAAATGTCCAGCTCCTGTTCATCCCGGGCAAAAGTCTTCTTATACGACAGTTGCCAGTCCACGGAATGCGCCCGGAACTGGCTGACCGAGTTGACCAGGCTCAGGGTGTCGTTTTGCCCCTGTATATAGGGCCCGTTGTTGTGGTTTCCAAAATTGTCAAAACCCAGGCTGGCATTGAGCGTATTGCGCTTGTTGATGTCCCATTCCGCGCCCACGCCGGACTCAAAGCCGTTTCTGTAAAAGCTGCTGCTGCCGTTTTGGGTCAGGGTACCGATCACGTTGCCGGTCGAGTCATACGACGTCCGGGTCGAGGAGTTGAGCGTGGTAGACGCCAGCTGTGCATTCCCGCTAAAAAACGCGTTCATCCCGAAATGTCCCGTCCGGGCGTTCAGGTTAAAGGACCCGTTTTCCAACCGGGACCCGCCCGTCAGGCTTATGTTTCCGTTGATCCCTTTGAGTTTGTTGTCCTTCAGAATGATATTGATGATGCCACCGGTTCCCTCGGCGTCATACTTGGCGCCGGGGCTGGTGATCACTTCTATGCTTTTGATCTGGCTCGCCGGGATGGTTTGCAGCGCGTCCGCCAGGTTGTTGCCGAAAATACTCGACGGTTTTCCATTGATCAGGAAAAGTATATTGGAATTGCCCATGATGTCCACGTTCCCATCGATGTCCACGGACACCATGGGTACCTTTTTGAGGACATCCGTGGCCACCCCGCCAATCGAAGTCACGTCCTTTTCCACGTTATACACCAACTTATCCAGCTTGTTTTCGACAAGCCCCGGGGCCCGGATGGTGACGCCTTGTACCTCGACCACCTTTTTGGAAAGCACCAGGTCCCCCAGAGCGGTTTTGTCGGCCAGGTCGAAGGGACCGACGACCTTTGTCTCATACCCGATGCACTCCAGGGTAAGCGTATATTTTCCAGGGGCAAGGCCATCCAGGGAAAACGTGCCCTTATTCCCGGTGATCGCCCCGGTAGCGGGTTTGGCGCCTTTTTGACGGAAGACGGATATCGTGGCGTATTCCAGGGGTTGCCCGGTAACGGAGTCGACAATACGCCCGGTGAGGTGAGTAGCAGGGTCCTGGGCCATGGCTGCACGAGTACCGATCAGCAGGACGAAAAACGTGAACAGTTGCTTCATAAAGGGTGCAAATTAGCCGGACATTCTGTCGACAATTTGTAGTTGAGGCGCCGGGAGCGCCCTTTACCCTCCCGCCCGGCGCCGCTCCTCCTCCGCACTCGACCGTACGTCACTATGAGTGGCTTTCCCGGACCCAAACCGGTAGGTGGCGGTCAGCGACACCGAACGGGTGTAAAAACCGGACACGCTGAATTGGGACAAGCCCGTGTAGTGGTCGGAGCCGTGGTTGCCCTCGCTTTGAAAAATGTTGTTGGCGTTCAAAGAAAGGCTGCCCTTTTTAAAAGTCCATTTAAGTGCCGCGTTGACCATATAGTAAGGACCGAACCAGGACGAGACCAGTTGGTGTTCCGAATCGTATTCCCCGTCTACCTCCGCAGACAGCCGCCGGCTGAGGGTAAAGGTGTTGTCAAAACTCAGGTACACGGCCAGGATCCCGCGATCCGCGCGCCACAGGCTGTCCGGGTCCCCGGCAAAGGCGTTTTGAAAAAACGACAGTGCGTTGTCCGTGGTCCACCAGCGCGTCAGCGCTTTTGTAAAGGTCAGGTCCAGGTTCCAGGAATGCCCCTCGACATTGGTCGGCCGCCGGGTGATCGTACTGTCGCCCGGGTCCACGTAGGGCAGCGTCCGCATATAGTCATGGTCCCTGTCCATCATAAAAGTGATGGTAAAAATATTGCGCCACGTCCAGCCCAGCTCCCCATGCCAGGTCAGGTCCGGCCGGAGGTAAGGATTGCCCTGGAAATACAGGGTGGGGGTAAGCGGTCGCCGGAAAGGATTCATTTCATGATAGTCCGGGCGGTCCGTCCGTCGCCCCAGGCGCAGGAAAAAAGCTTTTTCAAAACGAAGAAAAAGGGTAGGAAAAAGTTGCAAGTAGCGCCACCGGCTTACGGTGTCCCTCAGGGCGTCTTTCTCCACGCGGAGCCCCGCCTGTACCTCCCACTTTTTGTAAGAGCGATCCATCGTGGCATAAGCCGCCTCGATCCATTCCGTACTTTGCGTGCTGTCGGTGATGAAGGATTCGCTTGTCTTGACCCCCGCTTCCCAACGGCCGTTTTTGAAAGGATGCGTATAGTCCGCCTGGGCAGAATAGATCCGCATCCGCCGGTGCTCCGGCAATAAGGTATCCGATGCGCCGGTATACTGCCCGCTTGTATCGTAAAAAAGGCCGTGGGTGGTTTGCACGGGGTGATAGTCAAAACGGGCGTAGTCCGCGTCCACCGTCAGGTTCCGGCCCGCCGTATCCAGCGCCTGCGACCACTGAAGGGTCGTGAAGTAATGATACGGATGGTCGACGTTCAGGGCCGAGAAGTCCTCATACTGAACGGGCACCCGGTGCCCATCGGTCGTTTCCAGGCTGGAATGGGTGTCGAAGCTGGTGGTACCCACCGCCCCCATGGCCGACAGGCTAAGCGTCGTCCGGGCGGACGCATACCAGTCGATCCCCACAGCCGGGTTGTCGCTCCTCCACCCATTCACCGTCCGGTTGTTGGATACTTCTTCCGCCAGCAGCGCACCGTGCGCGTCCTCGATGTCGCTGGTGAGATACCGGTCACCCAACTGTTTGCCATAGGTATAAGCATCGCTCACGTATAGGTTTACATGATCGTTCTTATAGACCGCCATCACCCCTCCATGGTATTGACCATAGTGCTCCGACACCAGGCTCCCGTTCACGCTCCCGCTAAACCCCTGTTTGCGGTTCCGCTTACGGACGATGTTGATGATCGCGCCTGTACCCGAAGCATCATATTTTGATGGCGGATTCGTGATGATCTCGATCCGCTGGACGCCCGATGCCGACATCCCGTTCAGCAAACCCGCCAGGTCCGCCGAAGAAAGATAGGTCGGCTTCCCGTCAATAAACACGGTGGCTCCCCGCCCGCCCGTCATCGTGATCGCCCCGTCCGCCGACACATGCACTCCCGGCAGGTGCTGCAGGGCCTCCAGTACCGTGGCGCCTGCCGTTGTGATGCGCTGGTCCAGATTGATGACGGTCTTGTCTAACCGCCGTTCGATCGGCGGCGCGGCAATGCGGATGTCCCCCAACTGGATACGCCTTGCCGTGTCCGCGCCTG
This region of Dinghuibacter silviterrae genomic DNA includes:
- a CDS encoding glycoside hydrolase family 3 N-terminal domain-containing protein — encoded protein: MLLLWAGSCLPVHAQSYKDPSLPVGQRVKDLLSRMTVEEKVAQLRSTWSAHPRINEALLNNPRVMDSLFGQGIGMINPDFDNTPEQTVRFRNAINTYLRTKTRLGIPAIFLDEAHHGLLALRTDVFPTSIGLGCSWDTLLVQRVYDYVGRQVAGRGANMVLAPVVDVTRDPRWGRVGETFGEDPYLCGLMGSAVVRGFQGSSDGSIAPGHVATTLKHFTGHGQPEGGVNQGPADYPVRVLRTFHMEPFRLAIGRAHPAGIMAAYVEVDGVPCHANSWLLKDVLRKEWGFGGVVVSDWWGIDQLYQKHLVAPDRPEAARMAFEGGVTVDLPMGTNYARLAGVAPQDLDEAVGYVLALKFKLGLFDHSITLSMDDVNAAIGRPEGSALALKAAEESMVLLKNDNGLLPLASGRYKKIAVIGPCAATNYTGDYSGAPAHNVSLLDGIRHRYGQVSYAKGVDLSLNGDTLSLNNFQYIDTLVLPSHEHNYAMIDSAVAVAREADLVICAVGENEQFTREAEEPHHYGDASTLGLPSDQDSLVRALEATGKPVVLYLAHGRPRSIGAIAAGAGAVLDGWFTGEEAGDAAAAILFGDVNPSGKLTISIPRSVGQLPVYYNHKPSAQFMPYVTESNKPLYPFGYGLSYTTFRYSAPRLSSAAMSRNGSVQVSVDVTNAGAVPGDEVVQLYIHQKVSSVTRPVRELKDFSRIHLEPGQTQTVTFTVDATKLAYWNKDMHYAVDAGAFQIMVGASSVDWKEVDLRVD
- a CDS encoding bifunctional YncE family protein/alkaline phosphatase family protein, which gives rise to MKIRLFLLLATTAAATATAQTPGPAGPRTLLPTGWYLSPAGTATPLSSDLPLNLAVAPDGVHAAVTDNGNGRQCIDLLDLKSRKVINTVTIGKAWLGLAYSKKYLFASGGNDNIVIRYTQDLKKQDTLTLGPRRTMISPTGLAVDGQMLYVVTKEDDALYVCDAEKLQTLKRIALSAEAYTCLLNPHKNELYISAWGGKKVWIYDTKAGILTDSVETEDHPNDMALSKDGAWLYVANANANSVSVIDTKARKAVETLNTAIAPDAPTGSTTNSVAIEGKTLYVANADNNYLAVFDVSEPGHSRSLGFIPVGWYPTCVRTWKGGLLVTDGKGLTSMADPDAHGPYGHVQSYKTSHHETQYIGSMFTGAVSFIPWPTPDQMTAYTQQVYANTPYNKAIEAQADGEAGNPVPRSAKDTTPIKYVFYILKENRTYDQVLGDLPQGNGDTSLCLFGRTVTPNAHALSEDFVLLDNFYVNAEVSADGHNWSMAGYATDFVEKNWPTNYSGRGGHYDFDGSRPAANPTNGFIWDYCARAGVSFRNYGEFEDNGPPTLPVLKEPAHYCKAYPGWNLDIQDIYREKIFEHDFDSLVQAGTVPHFNTIYLPNDHTSGMYKGAYTPMAHVADNDLALGQLVDHISHSPIWAHAAIFVLEDDAQDGPDHVDAHRSVAYVISPYIRRHTVNHTLYSTAAMLRTMELIVGLPPMSQYDAAATPMYGCFTATPDTTAYTFRPALTDINARNAARTASAMLSEGFDLTRADAVPDGLLNEVIWKSVKGEQGSMPAPKRSAFVLVAKDND
- a CDS encoding ABC transporter ATP-binding protein; translation: MIRIKAHTPILDLSLEVASRSLVVLYGPSGSGKTTLLRMVAGLARSGFYLEVDGEVWDDPLLKIHRPPQQRGIGMVFQDYALFPHLSVRENLALANGSDAKRIDYLIDALNLAPLADRKPARLSGGQQQRAALARALARRPRLLLLDEPLSAQDDVLRARLQGFLLDIHRTEGLTTLLVTHDRQEAARLADTVVSMADGRVTGQGAPREVWGGRGEIY
- the modB gene encoding molybdate ABC transporter permease subunit, giving the protein MIDFQPLWLTLELALITTVILLVVGIPLAWWLATSRFRGRAVIDAVVSLPLVLPPTVLGFYLLLAFSPEHAFGRALERWFDIRLAFTFPGIVLASLVYSLPFMVHPIRSGLRNLSPSIREAAYTLGLSPFATLIRVLLPCIRASVLTGVVLSFAHTIGEFGVVLMVGGNIPGVTKVVSLALYDEVQSLNYHEANVYAGILLGFSFLVLLGVYLIRPPFDKDDLTA
- the modA gene encoding molybdate ABC transporter substrate-binding protein produces the protein MILALLVHVLTAGVAQPGHPAAQQPVLVAAAADLRYAMDTLVATYERAHPGAQIQVSYGSSGNFYEQIRNGGPFDLFFSADMDYVRHLKDDGKVSGDVRRYALGHLVLWSLRLDPSVKKMALLTDPSVKKIAIANPAHAPYGKRAVESLQYYKVYDQVQDKLVMGENISQTAQFAATGSADVGLIALSLALSPTMKDGHYWEVPAESHGLLEQGYALLDHGKDNATARDFAAFMETPAAKTVLKRFGFQ
- a CDS encoding TonB-dependent receptor domain-containing protein; protein product: MKQLFTFFVLLIGTRAAMAQDPATHLTGRIVDSVTGQPLEYATISVFRQKGAKPATGAITGNKGTFSLDGLAPGKYTLTLECIGYETKVVGPFDLADKTALGDLVLSKKVVEVQGVTIRAPGLVENKLDKLVYNVEKDVTSIGGVATDVLKKVPMVSVDIDGNVDIMGNSNILFLINGKPSSIFGNNLADALQTIPASQIKSIEVITSPGAKYDAEGTGGIINIILKDNKLKGINGNISLTGGSRLENGSFNLNARTGHFGMNAFFSGNAQLASTTLNSSTRTSYDSTGNVIGTLTQNGSSSFYRNGFESGVGAEWDINKRNTLNASLGFDNFGNHNNGPYIQGQNDTLSLVNSVSQFRAHSVDWQLSYKKTFARDEQELDISADGSEGNNKSSYTQSQSLPSGDSTFAGSQGVSTGQDHEANLRVDYTQPLTDKIKLETGGRIQLRRITSNSPVYTFDPTSHLYPYDTSQSNSLTYDRRVYAGYVSMNFPLFHWLDVKSGLRYERTETDATFSQAPGTNIPGYNTWAPSIIISHTFAGEQTLKLGYSKRIERPGYRSLNPYVNASDPKNLTRGNPFLQPEIGNNFDLTYSKSFTSGGELNVALFYRRSDHDIQPFIVYYPSFVLGDSTYTDVSVSTPENVGSENNYGVNIFGSAPITKKLNLRSNISSFYRYITTGTLGGEAIRSFNYRININATYQVAPTLVMEFFGNFNSARNEIQGRYPSFISYNFAARKQFWNKKASIAITTTNPFEKYVNQATVVSGSNFTLNSLRQVPYRSFGLNFTYKFGKLEFKKDKEQNQDNGGQDLGQ